The following proteins are encoded in a genomic region of candidate division WOR-3 bacterium:
- a CDS encoding diguanylate cyclase, translated as MIFFYIAALIYAIISARGILQYNIDIRFGYVLLGVVIAYFLLYTLRKKIQLHHTLIAGIILNLLIQLTGGLKSPFFLLYFPAIPIIGYKETQKHYWIFAGILCLTELSSSIFKKQFNPFSIIFFVITIIVTAVIIDKITKREDKLKKSLARYEARDYFFGPANFEAKNLITSIKDIDRHPGIERPLLFYVKFVHSIFKSHTTAIFSYNEDKLILVQGFSCSELFLSDSVINVERGLYRQIILEKKSVLIKEFVQSSEELGYYRGDVRINSVMIAPVLILDRVEGIFVVDRRGDGFTDEDKILFDEATKGIGFLISMLRLYEKERYESKYLSSIAELARRLQRGLELKTIVSDTVRSFKAVLNCDELSIASVDELNNQGTVLESTYLKENTKFGLDEGLVGLVVRHRNYIMKEDLSEGNLIVLKKGEKKNRGSFLGVPVKGDNEVLGVIWLEDHRRKRFGEEDVEALHILASQLTLAWQRAILYERVKELSIRDGLTGLYNHRHFQELLEQEIKKQKEFVLMLFDIDYFKKINDTYGHQAGDEVLKFIGRLISQTGIAGRYGGEEFAIILPNSNLKKGVEIAVRLKDHINKSEVLFNQVKIKFTISVGIAHYPKDAKNRVDLIEQADRALYSAKETGRNKIVIAKSLNEKKSNN; from the coding sequence ATGATATTTTTTTATATTGCCGCCCTTATCTATGCCATTATATCGGCGCGGGGAATTTTACAATATAATATTGATATCAGATTTGGCTATGTATTACTGGGTGTAGTAATTGCATATTTTTTACTATACACGCTGAGAAAAAAAATTCAATTACATCACACGTTAATTGCGGGTATCATACTGAATCTATTAATTCAGTTAACGGGTGGATTAAAATCGCCATTTTTTTTACTGTACTTTCCAGCCATACCAATTATTGGTTATAAAGAAACTCAAAAACATTACTGGATTTTTGCTGGTATATTGTGTTTGACGGAATTAAGTTCAAGTATCTTTAAAAAACAATTTAACCCCTTTTCTATTATATTTTTTGTAATTACCATTATTGTGACAGCGGTAATAATTGATAAGATAACTAAACGTGAAGATAAACTAAAAAAATCTTTAGCACGATATGAAGCAAGGGATTATTTCTTTGGACCCGCAAATTTTGAAGCAAAAAATCTTATCACATCAATAAAGGATATTGACCGTCATCCCGGGATTGAAAGGCCATTACTTTTTTATGTAAAATTTGTTCATAGTATTTTTAAATCTCATACCACTGCAATTTTTTCTTATAATGAAGATAAACTCATTCTTGTGCAGGGTTTTTCTTGTTCAGAATTATTCCTCTCTGACTCTGTAATAAATGTGGAGAGGGGACTATATCGCCAGATAATCTTAGAAAAGAAATCTGTGCTTATAAAAGAATTTGTTCAGAGCTCGGAAGAACTCGGTTATTATCGTGGTGATGTCAGAATTAATTCGGTAATGATTGCGCCAGTTTTAATACTCGATAGAGTGGAAGGTATTTTTGTTGTTGACCGCAGGGGAGATGGTTTCACCGATGAAGACAAGATTCTTTTTGATGAAGCAACGAAGGGAATAGGATTTTTGATTTCAATGCTGAGATTGTATGAAAAAGAACGATATGAATCTAAATATCTTTCTTCTATTGCAGAACTTGCGCGCAGATTGCAACGCGGATTGGAATTAAAGACCATTGTTAGCGATACAGTAAGATCGTTTAAAGCCGTCTTAAATTGTGATGAGTTATCCATTGCCTCAGTAGATGAATTGAATAATCAGGGAACGGTTCTTGAATCTACCTATCTCAAAGAAAATACAAAATTCGGGCTCGATGAAGGGCTTGTGGGATTGGTTGTTAGACATCGTAACTATATAATGAAAGAAGATTTGAGTGAAGGTAATCTGATTGTATTAAAGAAAGGTGAGAAGAAAAATCGCGGGTCATTTCTTGGTGTACCGGTCAAGGGAGATAATGAAGTCCTCGGGGTGATATGGCTTGAGGACCACAGACGAAAAAGATTTGGTGAGGAGGATGTTGAGGCATTACACATACTCGCCTCTCAGCTTACCCTTGCCTGGCAGAGGGCAATCCTTTATGAGAGGGTAAAAGAACTTTCAATAAGGGATGGCCTTACTGGTTTATATAACCACAGGCATTTTCAGGAATTGCTTGAACAGGAGATAAAAAAACAAAAAGAATTTGTCCTTATGTTATTTGACATAGATTATTTTAAAAAGATAAATGATACATATGGACATCAGGCAGGTGACGAGGTTTTGAAATTCATCGGAAGATTGATTTCGCAAACTGGCATTGCCGGTCGATATGGTGGAGAAGAATTTGCAATAATACTTCCTAATAGTAATTTGAAGAAAGGGGTTGAAATTGCGGTGAGGTTAAAGGACCATATCAATAAATCTGAGGTGCTATTTAATCAGGTGAAGATAAAATTTACAATAAGTGTTGGTATTGCTCACTATCCAAAAGATGCAAAGAATAGGGTTGATCTCATAGAGCAGGCTGACCGGGCCCTATATTCAGCAAAAGAAACAGGCAGGAATAAAATCGTTATTGCAAAATCATTGAATGAAAAAAAATCTAATAATTGA
- the selB gene encoding selenocysteine-specific translation elongation factor — MIESIKKHIVIGTAGHIDHGKSALIKSLTGTDPDRLKEEKERGMTTDLGFAFYGDDVTIIDVPGHEKFVRHMLAGASTIDFVLFVVAADDGVMPQTIEHFEILKLLQIKRGVIVITKIDLVDNQQLDLVVDDIKHLTKDSFLQEAPIIPVSNVSGDGIDTLKMILQQMIEQTEPKTDKGIFRMPIDRCFTMKGFGTVVAGTVLSGKIKVGDTVELLPQKRELKIRGIEVHNKKVEEVGTGFRAAINIAGAEKEEIERGNVIAQPGFFEPSLFMNGSLYLLHSSHPLKTFSRIRLHLGTSEILARVVILEKKTMEPGEKLMVQFRLETPAVCDIGDRFVIRTYSPPVTIGGGVILVPKADKIKEFDEEILSHLQKIETQEPAVIVEENLNQSFTLPLRPEEIAHDINLPVDNVKNIIQDLLNQKTLLVVDEKRNLYYSRKNLDKLEEMIVGIVKTFHQNNPTLVGIPRLELLNKLPKGLDNTLFNFTIQHLKEVSKIKISNDGKISLYDFQVALDEELGRMVKKLENIYIDARFQPPELEKIIEQRIGPPELVKKAYRYLLDNGTLVNVGEGVVFHKEMVEEAKKKIINFLMEHKEIRVSEFRDLLNASRKFALPLLIYFDSKGITIKRGEIRVLGTGGGV, encoded by the coding sequence ATGATCGAGTCAATTAAGAAGCACATCGTCATTGGAACAGCAGGACACATAGACCATGGCAAAAGTGCATTGATAAAGTCTTTGACCGGGACAGACCCGGACCGATTGAAGGAAGAAAAAGAAAGGGGAATGACTACGGATCTGGGTTTTGCATTTTATGGTGATGATGTCACAATAATTGATGTTCCAGGACACGAAAAGTTTGTCCGTCATATGCTTGCTGGTGCCAGCACAATAGATTTTGTATTATTTGTTGTTGCTGCGGATGACGGGGTAATGCCCCAGACAATTGAACATTTTGAAATATTAAAATTACTTCAGATAAAAAGGGGGGTCATTGTCATAACCAAGATTGATCTGGTAGACAACCAACAACTTGACCTGGTGGTAGATGATATAAAACATTTAACTAAAGATTCATTTCTACAAGAAGCACCTATAATCCCTGTATCAAATGTTTCTGGAGATGGCATTGATACTTTAAAAATGATTCTCCAACAGATGATTGAACAGACCGAGCCAAAAACGGACAAAGGCATTTTTAGAATGCCGATTGATAGATGTTTTACAATGAAGGGTTTTGGCACAGTTGTTGCTGGAACAGTACTTTCAGGTAAGATAAAAGTCGGCGACACAGTAGAACTGCTTCCCCAAAAAAGGGAATTAAAAATACGCGGCATAGAAGTTCATAACAAAAAAGTTGAAGAAGTTGGTACCGGATTTCGTGCCGCAATTAATATTGCGGGTGCTGAGAAAGAAGAAATTGAAAGAGGCAATGTAATTGCCCAGCCGGGATTTTTTGAACCTTCTCTATTTATGAATGGCTCCCTGTACCTTTTGCATTCATCACATCCATTAAAAACCTTCTCGCGAATAAGACTGCATCTCGGGACGAGCGAAATTCTCGCAAGGGTTGTGATTTTAGAAAAGAAAACAATGGAACCCGGCGAAAAGTTAATGGTACAATTCCGGCTTGAAACACCTGCAGTTTGTGATATTGGAGACAGATTTGTAATCCGAACCTATTCCCCACCGGTGACAATCGGTGGTGGTGTTATATTGGTTCCAAAAGCGGATAAAATAAAAGAATTCGATGAAGAGATTTTATCACACTTGCAAAAAATTGAAACCCAGGAGCCTGCGGTAATCGTAGAAGAAAATTTGAATCAAAGTTTTACCTTGCCCTTAAGACCCGAAGAAATTGCGCATGATATAAATCTTCCGGTTGATAATGTGAAAAATATAATTCAAGATTTATTGAATCAAAAAACATTGCTTGTGGTAGATGAAAAACGCAACTTATATTACTCCCGTAAAAATTTAGATAAACTTGAAGAGATGATAGTAGGAATTGTTAAAACCTTTCATCAGAATAACCCAACCCTTGTTGGCATACCAAGACTTGAATTGTTAAATAAATTGCCCAAAGGATTGGATAATACCTTATTTAATTTTACCATACAGCATTTAAAAGAGGTATCTAAGATTAAGATTTCCAACGATGGGAAAATAAGCCTTTATGATTTTCAAGTTGCCCTTGATGAAGAACTTGGCAGAATGGTTAAAAAACTGGAAAATATATATATTGATGCAAGGTTTCAGCCCCCGGAGTTAGAAAAAATAATAGAACAAAGAATTGGACCCCCTGAACTCGTAAAGAAGGCATACCGTTATCTCCTTGATAATGGGACCCTTGTCAACGTTGGGGAAGGTGTTGTATTCCACAAAGAAATGGTTGAAGAAGCAAAAAAGAAGATAATCAATTTCCTGATGGAGCATAAAGAAATTAGGGTTTCTGAATTCAGGGATTTATTAAACGCCAGCAGAAAATTTGCACTTCCACTTTTGATTTATTTTGATTCAAAAGGCATCACCATTAAACGAGGAGAAATCAGAGTGTTAGGAACTGGCGGAGGCGTGTAG
- the selA gene encoding L-seryl-tRNA(Sec) selenium transferase produces MNEIKDVREIPSVDKILNFPELKDFTDELEHAYIIKVIREKTEDFRKRIIDKETLSIDDLKNSIIEELNDLIKPYYTYAINGLGVILHTGLGRAPYIEGILQSLYSVSIGYSKLQIDEEGKRADRYKKISRLLQIITGAEAGMFVNNNAGATLLILNTIGKGKEIIISRGQLIEIGGSFRIPDVMAQSGAILREVGTTNRTHLKDYESAINENTAAILRVHQSNYRISGFTKQVPLEELVMLGKKYNLPVIDDLGSGALIDFSKYNLPKEPLVQESVKIGADIICFSGDKLIGGPQCGIIIGKKEYIEKIKKNPLTRALRCDKLTSAVLEATLQLFLRKEEIILENHGVMSLLLKPIQDIKKQARWCAKKLQDLPDLKLEVRWSVSEIGGGSLSTEQLPTYVLAIKPKNFSVEHLAKRLRLSNPPIFGRIENGHYLLDFRTIFKGEEKIIIDKILNILSNK; encoded by the coding sequence ATGAATGAAATAAAAGATGTAAGGGAAATTCCTTCTGTTGATAAAATATTGAATTTTCCTGAATTAAAAGATTTTACTGACGAATTAGAGCATGCATATATAATAAAAGTTATTCGTGAGAAAACAGAAGATTTTAGAAAAAGGATAATTGATAAAGAAACTTTAAGTATTGATGATTTAAAAAACTCAATTATTGAGGAATTAAATGATTTAATAAAGCCTTATTACACCTACGCAATAAACGGATTGGGAGTTATCCTTCACACTGGATTGGGTAGGGCACCATATATTGAAGGTATATTACAATCATTGTATTCTGTTAGTATCGGGTATTCAAAACTACAGATAGATGAAGAAGGGAAAAGGGCTGACCGCTATAAAAAAATAAGCAGATTACTCCAGATCATAACGGGTGCAGAGGCTGGAATGTTTGTAAATAACAATGCCGGAGCAACATTATTGATACTCAATACCATTGGTAAAGGCAAAGAAATTATTATTTCCCGCGGGCAATTAATTGAAATCGGCGGTTCGTTTAGAATTCCTGATGTAATGGCTCAGAGCGGTGCGATATTGCGTGAGGTTGGAACAACAAATCGGACCCACTTGAAAGATTATGAGTCAGCGATAAACGAAAATACTGCTGCAATTTTGAGGGTTCATCAATCAAATTATCGGATATCGGGTTTCACTAAACAGGTGCCACTTGAAGAACTCGTCATGCTGGGAAAGAAATATAATTTACCGGTGATTGATGATTTAGGAAGTGGCGCTTTGATTGATTTCTCAAAATATAATCTACCTAAAGAACCCCTGGTTCAGGAAAGCGTAAAGATCGGTGCAGATATAATTTGTTTCAGCGGTGATAAGTTGATTGGTGGTCCCCAGTGTGGAATAATCATTGGCAAAAAAGAATATATTGAAAAAATAAAAAAGAACCCGCTGACAAGGGCATTGAGATGTGACAAACTAACGAGTGCTGTCCTTGAAGCAACACTCCAGTTATTTTTAAGAAAGGAAGAAATAATCTTAGAAAATCACGGCGTTATGTCATTACTTTTAAAACCAATTCAGGATATTAAAAAACAGGCACGGTGGTGTGCAAAAAAATTACAGGATTTACCTGATCTAAAATTGGAGGTCAGATGGTCGGTATCTGAAATAGGTGGTGGTTCATTGAGCACTGAACAATTGCCAACATATGTTTTAGCAATCAAGCCCAAAAATTTTTCGGTTGAGCATCTTGCAAAAAGATTGCGCCTTTCTAATCCACCAATATTTGGCAGGATTGAAAATGGCCATTATTTACTTGATTTCCGAACCATATTTAAGGGAGAGGAAAAAATTATCATTGATAAAATATTAAATATTTTGAGTAATAAATGA
- a CDS encoding dihydroorotase encodes MNSLLIKNGRVIDPKSKFDRITDILIEGNKIQKIERNLKIDADKIIDASGMIISPGFIDLHCHLRDPGRPDEETIESGSRAAIAGGFTTICCMPNTEPPIDNEGIVNYIIKEAERVNLCRVFPIGTITKKREGKEISEFGELIRAGVKGFSDDGNTVSDARVLRYAMEYSKIFDVPIFEHPIDENLSKGGVMNESEVSTRLGLSGSPAIAEEVIVARDLMLSKFTGAKLHLCHISTKGSVELIRKAKKEGIDVTCETCPHYFFFNDSVLETYNTNYKVNPPIRTEIDRRAIIEGLRDGTIDCISTDHAPHTQAEKELEFALAPFGIIGFETALSMIIMQLINLERFSWLEVLDKLTVKPAQILKEKLGVIKEGTIADIVIINPGIKWILSSENIKSKSRNTPFLNKELTGRAEYVIRNGEIKYQAQI; translated from the coding sequence TTGAATAGCCTGTTGATCAAAAATGGACGGGTGATTGATCCAAAATCAAAATTTGACCGCATTACTGATATACTAATTGAAGGAAATAAAATACAGAAGATTGAGCGTAATCTTAAGATTGATGCCGACAAAATTATTGACGCAAGCGGAATGATTATAAGTCCGGGCTTTATCGACCTTCATTGTCATCTCCGTGATCCGGGTCGTCCCGATGAAGAGACTATTGAAAGTGGTTCACGGGCGGCAATCGCCGGTGGATTTACTACTATCTGTTGTATGCCCAACACAGAACCACCAATCGATAACGAAGGTATTGTAAATTATATAATAAAAGAGGCAGAAAGGGTAAATCTCTGCAGGGTCTTCCCGATTGGAACAATCACCAAAAAACGGGAAGGGAAAGAAATTTCTGAATTCGGTGAGTTAATAAGAGCCGGAGTTAAAGGTTTTTCTGATGATGGCAATACTGTCAGCGATGCGCGGGTCCTGCGCTATGCTATGGAGTATTCAAAGATTTTTGACGTACCAATATTTGAACATCCCATTGATGAAAATTTGAGTAAGGGCGGGGTGATGAATGAAAGTGAAGTATCAACCAGACTCGGGCTCTCAGGGTCACCAGCCATTGCAGAAGAGGTAATCGTGGCGAGGGATTTGATGCTTAGTAAATTTACCGGTGCAAAACTCCACCTCTGTCATATTTCCACAAAGGGTTCTGTAGAACTGATAAGAAAGGCAAAAAAAGAAGGCATTGATGTAACCTGCGAAACCTGTCCCCATTATTTTTTCTTCAATGACAGCGTCCTTGAAACATATAACACAAATTACAAAGTAAATCCACCGATAAGGACCGAGATTGACCGAAGGGCAATAATTGAAGGATTGCGCGACGGAACTATAGATTGCATCAGCACTGACCATGCCCCACATACACAGGCTGAGAAAGAACTTGAATTTGCCTTAGCACCATTTGGGATTATTGGATTTGAGACCGCACTCTCTATGATAATAATGCAACTGATTAATCTGGAAAGATTTTCCTGGCTTGAGGTCCTTGATAAACTTACCGTGAAGCCCGCTCAGATATTAAAAGAAAAACTTGGTGTAATAAAAGAAGGGACAATTGCCGATATTGTAATAATCAATCCAGGTATCAAATGGATATTAAGTTCGGAAAATATAAAATCAAAATCAAGAAATACGCCATTTTTGAATAAAGAACTCACCGGCCGAGCCGAATATGTAATTAGAAATGGCGAGATAAAATATCAAGCTCAAATATGA
- a CDS encoding aspartate carbamoyltransferase catalytic subunit: protein MNPKKDLLGIEGLSSKDIINYLDTGEKFLEVLERPIPIIPALRGKTILTLFFEPSTRTQISFSMAAKRLSADIVNFSSSTSSVKKGETLLDTAKNIEAMKVDGVVVRHFASGAPKILADNLNAFVINAGDGTHEHPTQALLDIMTMRQHFGYIKNLNVLIVGDILHSRVARSNIFGLKTLGANVAVCAPPTLIPIDIDKLSVEVFYNLDEIIGDFDVVMVLRIQLERQESGLFPSVREYRNLYGLTVERVKKMKPKSIVMHPGPTNRGIEIDPEVADGPKSVILKQVKNGVAMRMGILFIHAGGKIE from the coding sequence ATGAATCCAAAAAAAGACCTTTTGGGGATTGAGGGGTTAAGTAGCAAAGATATAATCAATTATTTAGATACTGGAGAAAAATTTCTTGAAGTATTGGAACGTCCCATTCCCATCATTCCTGCGTTACGTGGTAAAACAATACTCACACTTTTTTTTGAACCATCCACCAGAACCCAAATTTCATTTAGCATGGCCGCAAAAAGATTATCTGCAGATATTGTAAATTTTTCATCAAGTACATCAAGCGTTAAAAAAGGAGAAACACTCTTAGATACCGCAAAGAATATTGAAGCAATGAAGGTTGATGGTGTAGTTGTGAGACACTTTGCTTCAGGTGCGCCAAAGATTCTCGCTGATAACCTTAATGCATTTGTCATAAACGCCGGGGATGGAACACATGAACATCCTACTCAGGCATTACTTGATATAATGACGATGCGTCAGCATTTTGGTTATATTAAAAATCTCAATGTATTGATTGTAGGGGATATACTTCATTCAAGGGTCGCCCGTTCCAATATCTTTGGATTAAAAACGCTCGGGGCAAATGTCGCGGTCTGCGCGCCACCAACCCTTATACCGATTGATATTGATAAGTTAAGTGTAGAAGTCTTTTATAATCTTGATGAAATTATTGGTGATTTTGATGTTGTAATGGTATTAAGAATACAGTTGGAAAGACAGGAATCAGGACTTTTCCCTTCGGTTAGAGAATATCGCAATTTGTATGGTTTGACTGTTGAACGCGTTAAGAAAATGAAACCAAAGAGTATCGTTATGCACCCGGGTCCAACTAATCGCGGCATAGAGATAGACCCGGAGGTAGCAGATGGACCAAAATCGGTAATTCTAAAACAGGTAAAGAACGGAGTGGCAATGAGGATGGGAATACTATTTATCCATGCGGGGGGTAAAATTGAATAG
- the arcC gene encoding carbamate kinase: MKKAVIALGGNAISMTGRDDIHVQFANTRKSLEIVVELIKQGYHIAITHGNGPQVGNALLRVERTAQEIPALPLGVIVADTEGGMGYMIEQSLQNKLKRLGIERDVVTIVTQIIVDANDPSIINPTKFVGPFYNEKQANKLAELFNWTIKEDPGRGYRRVVPSPKPVKVVNSKIIKQLVDQGVIVIAAGGGGIPVYIEIDGTYEGIDGVIDKDLASAVLAIEIKAQILAILTAVDYVYLNFKKPDQKKLDRITLSEAKKYLSEGHFPAGSMGPKIEAAIKFLESGGQEVIITSLENAKKAFFGDFGTKIVLD; this comes from the coding sequence ATGAAGAAGGCAGTTATCGCCCTTGGCGGAAATGCTATTTCCATGACCGGAAGGGATGATATACATGTCCAGTTTGCCAATACGAGGAAAAGCCTTGAAATAGTTGTAGAGCTGATAAAGCAAGGATACCATATTGCTATTACCCACGGCAATGGTCCCCAGGTGGGTAATGCCCTTTTAAGGGTTGAGAGAACTGCCCAGGAGATTCCTGCCCTGCCACTCGGTGTGATTGTTGCGGATACCGAGGGTGGAATGGGATATATGATTGAACAGAGTCTACAGAATAAATTGAAAAGATTGGGTATTGAAAGGGATGTTGTTACGATTGTAACGCAAATAATTGTGGATGCCAATGACCCATCAATAATAAATCCTACAAAATTTGTAGGTCCTTTTTATAATGAAAAACAGGCAAATAAACTGGCTGAATTATTTAACTGGACAATAAAAGAAGACCCGGGACGGGGTTATCGCAGGGTTGTTCCTTCACCTAAGCCTGTAAAGGTAGTAAATTCCAAGATCATTAAACAGCTTGTTGATCAGGGGGTGATAGTGATTGCTGCCGGGGGCGGTGGGATTCCTGTTTATATTGAGATTGATGGTACCTATGAGGGTATTGATGGGGTAATTGATAAAGACCTTGCTTCGGCAGTCCTTGCTATTGAAATAAAGGCACAGATTCTTGCTATCTTAACTGCTGTTGATTATGTATATTTAAATTTTAAAAAACCTGACCAGAAGAAACTTGATAGGATTACTTTAAGTGAGGCAAAAAAGTATTTAAGTGAGGGACATTTCCCAGCAGGCAGTATGGGGCCAAAGATTGAGGCCGCAATTAAATTTTTAGAGTCAGGGGGCCAAGAAGTAATAATAACTTCGCTTGAGAATGCTAAAAAAGCATTTTTTGGAGATTTCGGAACTAAGATCGTCTTAGATTAA
- a CDS encoding Yip1 family protein: protein MIERIKGILFSPKTEWEKIKSEPTNIAQVLTGYAIPLALIPAIFGFLGYVLIGVNFGMLGVIRYPFASAIVWAIVWFIFTLIGLYIEGIVINALAPSFDSAPNVTNAFKLAVYSMTPYFVAGVLYIFPVLGILVLLASLYGLYLMYLGMPVMMSTPKEKVIGYMIVAIIVMFVINIIVGAIAGGILAATYRPIWRF, encoded by the coding sequence ATGATTGAGAGAATTAAAGGAATTCTGTTCAGTCCAAAGACTGAATGGGAAAAAATAAAATCAGAGCCAACAAATATAGCCCAGGTATTGACTGGTTATGCAATACCCCTTGCCTTAATCCCGGCAATATTCGGTTTCTTGGGCTATGTACTCATTGGTGTTAATTTCGGAATGCTGGGTGTAATAAGATACCCATTTGCATCTGCCATTGTCTGGGCTATAGTCTGGTTTATTTTTACACTCATAGGGCTTTATATTGAAGGAATCGTAATAAATGCACTTGCTCCATCTTTTGATTCAGCGCCAAATGTTACAAATGCATTTAAGCTTGCAGTTTATTCTATGACCCCTTATTTTGTTGCTGGAGTTCTTTATATCTTTCCAGTTCTCGGGATACTCGTTCTTCTCGCCTCACTTTACGGATTATATCTGATGTATCTGGGAATGCCGGTTATGATGTCCACCCCTAAAGAAAAGGTTATTGGATATATGATCGTCGCTATTATTGTAATGTTTGTTATAAATATTATTGTGGGCGCGATTGCTGGTGGCATACTTGCTGCAACATATCGTCCTATCTGGAGGTTTTAA
- a CDS encoding GNAT family N-acetyltransferase, whose protein sequence is MEVIKFTEKDHKVWEEFVKQANNGTIFHTLKFLSYHPPERFKSHHLLIKEKENIIALFPAVIEDKTIISHKGASYGGFVLKQGIGIHDIYLCVAHLIEFLKKEGIRQVVLTQTPLVYYHQPNQYIDFALMKHGFKYRKREITAVIPLDIAEPLLVFHPDARRSTKKAIREGVKVRITDDYAQYYEILKNNLGMRHNVSPTHTLSELLRLKNLFPDDIILFGAYLKEKMVGGMVIFVTNPRVILAFYISHDNQYQAYRPVNLLFYEVIKWGRLRGFQYLDLGTFTLNMEPNWGLGRFKENFNARGFLRDTYEKEL, encoded by the coding sequence ATGGAAGTAATCAAATTTACAGAGAAAGATCATAAGGTTTGGGAAGAATTTGTAAAACAGGCAAATAATGGAACAATCTTCCATACCTTGAAATTCCTGAGCTACCATCCACCGGAAAGATTCAAAAGTCATCATCTTTTAATAAAAGAAAAAGAGAACATAATTGCACTCTTTCCTGCAGTGATTGAGGATAAGACCATTATCTCACATAAAGGTGCATCTTATGGCGGATTTGTTTTAAAGCAAGGAATTGGAATACATGATATCTATCTCTGTGTCGCACATCTAATTGAGTTTTTAAAAAAAGAAGGAATCAGACAGGTCGTGCTTACCCAGACCCCCCTTGTTTATTATCACCAGCCAAATCAATATATAGATTTTGCATTGATGAAGCACGGATTTAAGTACAGAAAAAGAGAGATAACTGCAGTCATACCTTTGGATATCGCAGAACCACTCCTTGTGTTCCATCCGGATGCACGGCGCTCCACAAAAAAGGCAATTAGAGAAGGCGTGAAAGTAAGAATAACAGATGATTATGCACAATACTATGAGATATTGAAAAACAATCTTGGGATGCGACACAATGTATCGCCAACCCATACCTTGAGCGAACTTTTAAGACTGAAAAATCTGTTCCCGGATGATATCATTCTTTTTGGTGCCTATCTCAAAGAGAAGATGGTCGGTGGAATGGTCATTTTTGTGACCAATCCCAGGGTGATACTTGCCTTTTATATCAGCCATGATAATCAATATCAAGCATACCGCCCGGTTAATTTATTATTCTATGAAGTGATAAAATGGGGCCGGCTAAGAGGTTTTCAATATCTTGATTTGGGTACATTTACTTTGAATATGGAACCAAACTGGGGACTCGGGAGGTTTAAAGAGAACTTCAACGCGAGGGGATTTTTGAGGGATACATATGAGAAAGAGTTATGA
- the hisG gene encoding ATP phosphoribosyltransferase yields the protein MKRLKIVIPKGSIFENVIRLFNDAGIYINIGERVYRPFVNDPELQIKILRPQNIPDLIEIGSHDAGFTGKDWVIESNADVIEVMDLKLDPVKIVSAIPEDADIATLHKKIIIVASEYERLTKNFLKKEGFKYKYLRTYGATEVFPPEDADMIIDNTATGNTLKEHKLRVFKVIMESTTRFIVGKRTLKDPWKCNKIEELKMLFQAVLDARERVMLEMNVPRDKFDKIVKILPCMRSPTVAPLYGEKGFAVKVAVKKSEVVKLIPNLKRLGATDILEYEFRKVVV from the coding sequence TTGAAGAGATTGAAAATTGTCATTCCTAAAGGCAGTATCTTTGAGAACGTGATCAGACTTTTTAATGATGCCGGGATTTATATCAACATTGGTGAAAGGGTGTATAGGCCGTTCGTTAATGACCCTGAACTTCAAATAAAGATACTGAGGCCGCAGAATATACCGGATTTGATTGAGATCGGTTCGCATGACGCTGGGTTTACGGGTAAGGATTGGGTTATAGAATCTAATGCAGATGTGATTGAGGTTATGGATTTGAAATTAGACCCGGTAAAGATTGTCTCAGCGATTCCTGAAGATGCAGACATTGCCACTTTGCATAAAAAGATAATAATAGTTGCGTCAGAATACGAAAGGTTGACGAAGAATTTTTTGAAAAAAGAGGGATTCAAATACAAATACCTGCGGACCTATGGAGCAACAGAAGTCTTTCCGCCTGAAGACGCTGATATGATAATTGATAATACTGCCACAGGAAATACATTGAAAGAACACAAATTGAGAGTATTTAAGGTAATTATGGAATCAACTACGAGATTTATAGTTGGTAAAAGAACACTTAAAGACCCCTGGAAATGCAATAAGATTGAAGAACTGAAAATGCTTTTTCAGGCAGTGCTTGACGCACGAGAAAGGGTAATGCTTGAAATGAATGTGCCCAGAGATAAATTTGATAAGATAGTAAAAATTCTTCCCTGTATGCGTTCACCAACCGTTGCACCATTGTATGGAGAAAAAGGATTTGCGGTAAAAGTTGCGGTAAAAAAGAGTGAGGTTGTGAAATTAATTCCTAATTTAAAAAGGCTTGGTGCTACTGATATCCTTGAGTATGAATTCAGGAAGGTTGTAGTATGA